From Bacteroidia bacterium:
GCGTTTTCGTCGTACAATTCCAATAATTTTTCCAAATTGTGCGTATTAAATGCAGCGAACCATTTTTCAGCAATTGCTTCGTTATTTTTAGTTGTCATGATTGATTTTTCGTTCTTCCTCTACAAAAATACATTTTCTGAAAAGATAAAAATCAGGCTTTGAAAAATTAATTTTTCAAACGTATTTTCATTGAGAAAAAATCACGAAGAAAAACATTTCCTATCTTTAAATCCTAAAAAAATAATTATGTCAATTGATTTAAGAAGTGATACCGTTACGAGGCCGAGCAAAGAAATGTTAGAATATATGTTTCGTGCAAAATTAGGCGACGATGTATTTGGCGAAGATCCAACCATCAATGCATTGGAAGAAAAATGCGCGAAATTATTTTCGAAAGAAGCTGCCGTTTTTTGTCCTTCCGGAACAATGACAAACCAAATTGCAATTAAAGTGCACACGCAACCAGGCGATGAATTATTGTGTGATGTTAATTCTCATATTTATCAGTTTGAAGGTGGCGGAATTAGCCGTAATTCGGGCGTTCAGGCGAAATTGTTACCAGGCGACAGAGGAAGAATTTCGGCACAACAAGTTAAAGAAAATATCAATCCATCTTTCGATTGGATGACACATACTAGCCTTGTATCCATTGAAAACACAGCAAATAGGAGTGGAGGTAGTTTTTATTCCATAGAAACAATACAAGAAATTTCTACCGTTTGTAAAGAACATAAATTGAATTTTCATTTGGATGGCGCGCGTATTTTTAATGCCTTGGAAGAAACAAAAAATACACCTTCTCAAATCGGAAAATGTGTGGATTCTATCTCGGTGTGCCTTTCCAAAGGATTGGGTGCGCCTGTAGGTTCCGTACTTTTAGGCGATACCGAATTTATTAGAAAAGCGCGACGTGTGCGAAAAACTTTTGGAGGAGGTATGCGTCAAGCTGGTATTTTAGCTGCTGCTGGGATTTACGCATTGGATCATAACATTAAGCGTTTAAAAGACGATCACGCAAGAGCAAAAATACTTGGAGATGCTTTACGAAAATTATCTTTTGTGGAAAAAATTCTACCTGTAGAAACCAATATTGTCATTTTTACTTTATCGGAAAAAATGCCAAGCGAAAAATTTAT
This genomic window contains:
- a CDS encoding GntG family PLP-dependent aldolase, with product MSIDLRSDTVTRPSKEMLEYMFRAKLGDDVFGEDPTINALEEKCAKLFSKEAAVFCPSGTMTNQIAIKVHTQPGDELLCDVNSHIYQFEGGGISRNSGVQAKLLPGDRGRISAQQVKENINPSFDWMTHTSLVSIENTANRSGGSFYSIETIQEISTVCKEHKLNFHLDGARIFNALEETKNTPSQIGKCVDSISVCLSKGLGAPVGSVLLGDTEFIRKARRVRKTFGGGMRQAGILAAAGIYALDHNIKRLKDDHARAKILGDALRKLSFVEKILPVETNIVIFTLSEKMPSEKFIQKLATENIIASGFGKQTVRLVTHLDFTDDMLEKAISVFNKINFLN